Genomic DNA from Lactuca sativa cultivar Salinas chromosome 8, Lsat_Salinas_v11, whole genome shotgun sequence:
tccatttttgagactgcaaaaagccaacacaaccctggttctttctttctttcttgattatctcaatttttttcaatgtcggtttgttgagattaaaaaaacgatttaacaagaagcaaacgtaaaggatttcaataggatctagctgattagagaatgtttcaataactcttatgcttaaagagtatcataccattaaatttctaaaaaaaaaattatatattcactaaagtcccaatattttgaacgatttgacaaaaaagtcctaaattttttttttttttttacagtgaagtcctaattgacgatttgacaagaaagtcctaaactttatttggttgacaaaaaagtcctaattaccggctaaccggggaataagggtaaaagtgtcaaaaactgccggtaatttggactttactgtcaaaaaaataaagtttaggactttcttgtcaaatcgatgaaaatattgggactttactgtatatatccctttataagtatgtatgatatatttAATCTTGTATTCTTATACTTTGTTAATATCTTTTATTAACGAATAAATATTATACTTAGAATTCTGTAATATCGTCACAAAAGGACGTAAAACTGGAATGGGTGGGAAGCACTTcccttatttttttatattaaataaaatatttttttttgatttataattattaaattaatatcaaacatgaaatttaattaaaaataaaaaacatatcattaagtaaaataaatattacattaaccttaatatttaaataagtagaaaaaaaaacccgcaaaaaaaaaaaaatcaaacaacctACAACATAGTAAAAATTATTAATCCTAATTTTATCTAAACCTAGATACGACACTCGAAATCATCGTCTTCATCCTCGCCTTGATCATCTGCATCATTCTCCCCAGCTTCACTCTCGTCGTCGGAATCTTCACTCTCGACGAACATATCAGAATCCTCGTATGattcgtcaaacaaatcatcgtgaGATAACTCGTGCGGGGGCTGAATATGAGCCCTATAAATATGCTCCACCAAATCAGCACGAAGGGCCTGATAAATGTCGCGATTGTGTACTTCTTTTCTATTCACCCTATACTCTCGTTGTATCGGCATATCGCTCTTCCTTCgtcttcaagaatcatattatgcaatatgatacatgcatacattacgTGTTGTAACCTTTTCACCTCATATGACCTTGACCTGACCGTTAGTACTTGCCAACTTCTCTTAAGTACACCAAATACTCGCTCCACATCCTTCCTAGCCGACTCTTGCGCCTCTTTAAACTTTTTCCTTTTCGGGTCGTTAGGACATgtaaacgattttataaaaaacagACAAGGGAGGATATATACCGTCAGTAAGATAGTATTCACGCTTATATGCTACCCATTTGCTTGAAAAGGTACATCGTGTGACTTTCCAAGGTAGATATCGTTGAATACAGACGACTGGTCTAGCACGTTGATGTCATTGTTTGCACCAGATGGACCAAAGAATGCATGGCATATCCAAAGATCATGTGATGCGATAGCCTCTAGAATGATCGTCGGCTCTTTGTGGTCGCCTCTCATGTACTGACCACGTCATGCATTGGGGCATAATGACCAACTCCAATGCATGCAATCGATACTACCTATCATTCCAGGGAATCCATGTTTGTCTTCATGCACCGTATACAATTGGTGGATATCGTTGATAGTTGGTTTGCGCAAATATCGTTGCCCATAAACCAAACATATCGCTTTGCAGAACTTGTACACAGAGTCCCTCACGGTATGCTCTGACATCCTAAAATACTCGTCTCATTTGTCTGCGCTCATGCTGTATGCTAGCTGACGAATTGAAGTCGTGCATTTTTGAATGGGAGAGAAACATTTTTTCCCCTTGCATCCATTTTCCATTGGAAATATGGAAAGCGGTCCTCCAAATCGCCAACAATACGTAAAAATAGTTTCTTCCTCATCCGGAACCGACGTCGAAACTTTACAGCGTAGGCGGCGTCATCTgcaaaataatcttctataagGCGATCATGTCCGACTTCGTGATTTCTACGTAACGGCGACTTTCTTAGGTTAGGTCGTGCACGTGATGTTTCACCAAGTCGGTTTTGATAGTATGCAACCGTTTTCGCCATGACGAAACCGATAAAATTAGCCTCCTCTACTGCCGTCGAATCGGATGATGACATTTTGAGTAATATTTTTTAGAAAGAAATATAGAGAAATATAGATTATGgtttaaaaaaatgataaaatgtttgagtatttataGATTAAGAAAAGGGAAggaaaaaagatatatatatatatatatatatatatatatatatatatatatatatatatatatatagccgttTGAGTAAAAAAAATTCGTCGGCCAATGgttagaagagagagagagagagagagagagagagagagagagtgggactCTCTCCCCCCACTGTCTTCCCGCGGTTCCTTTCCCGCACCCATGGTGCGGTGTGCACAAATGCAGGATCAGTTCCCGCTCCTTCCCTTCATCCCACTCCGTCCAGCCTAAGGATAATTGAACATCAAACATTCTTTTTAATCAAACAAAACCAAAATATATATATCATCAATaccttataataaatataaatattaaataaataattgaatAAGAGCTATTATCTTTTCAAATAGACATATGAATATGTTTGAGCTACTATCTTTTCAAAGAGTTTTACTTTTGGGATAACTATAAAGAGTCTATCAAAGTTTGCAAATTTGGAACATATCATGATTcaatgttatatttatatattatatattttgaatgaTTTTAATACTCTATAAAATTTCTAAAATGAAAGGTACTGCTGTTTTTCTTACAAAATCTTATAACTTAACTTAAATTTATTatgttattataaaaataaaagtgtTACACTATACTAAAggttatatttttttatgtttaaccAACTATTAAACTTgagtttaaatatatttttttgtaaatttttttaaatagtttatatatatatatatatatatatatatatatatatatatatatatatatatatatatatatatatatatatatatatatatatatatatataattaaatgaaTTTAAAGAAGCAAATATTTTTATTTCGATAGATACCAAGTATGAAAATGAGTCAGAAGAAATAATTATCATTTTCTAATTTCTATTACTACTTTTCCATGTAAAGACACGTAATTTCATGCAATTGCAGTCTGAAGTCTTTTTTATGATGAATCGTTTGTTTCTGCATTTATAGCCACGCAGCAGCGGTTGCCGTTTCCAGCAAATATAACGTGGTGTTCATCCATTAAAACTCGAACAAAAACACCAAAACGAAACTTCCCGGAACCTTCTCCTTCTCAACCCTACAAATCTCACCACATTACTGCATTTCGAGCACAGACGTACAAGTGTGTGTTACTGTGTGTAAAATCGATGTCGATGAGTTCCTCGGTGAATTACGACTTGGAGAACGGAGAGATTGTGAAATCAAGTCCGGTTGCCAAGTCCTTGTTACGAACGAGATCTCAGACCGATGTTCTATCGAGTGTTCGGTTTCGGATTTTGAGGAATTTTCTCGCCAATGTTCGAATAGTCATTTTAGGAACTAAACTCTTCTTGCTTTTTCCTGCCATCCCGATGGCGTTTGTAGCTCATTATTACAGTTTCCGTCGAGTAAGTGACGCATGTTCATCATTTTATGTGTGTTTGATGCAATATCTGATTCTGTTTGTATCTAATTTGGTTTTTGCAGCCATGGGTGTTTGCGTTGAGTTTGATTGGGCTAACTCCACTTGCAGAACGTCTGAGTTTTCTAACAGAGTAATTTTCACAATTACATTCTAAATTGCTAATCTATTTGTTGTTCATAAACTCTCTGACTTTCGTTTTCGTTTTCGTTTCTGAATTCCGTGTTGGTGAAATTCATCTCCAAAGGCAAATTGCATACTTCACAGGCCCTACAGGTAAACTTCTAATCCCTTCGATCACCCATTTGACAAAATAAATCAATAATCATTAGAATCGGAAATTAAACTCTATAGAATCAGTCATCGAACGTTAAAATTACTTATCAAAGTCTATTCGATTGAAAAATTAAGCTTTTTCCGACTGAAGTCCACTGAGTTCACACTTGTCCACCGATTAATATTATAAAAAGCTTACATTTACAGGATTTTAAAATTTCACTGTTTTGTTCTTTCACTGGGATTAGTGTATGCTTTCTTtgttatatttataaataaaagcTGCAATCTCTTTTGGAACAttctttcaatttttaaaattatatgtgTATCCACAATTCCATATCCTCGTGTCAAACATACAGAACAAACAAGTGTCCTGATTTTGATCACTTTTAGTTTCAGTCTTGTATCTTTCACAGTTTATATAAAGATTACTTTTAATTTCAGTCTTGTATCTTTCACTTTTATAATTTGTAGATTGAAAAAGCTGATCTTAACAATTTATATAAAGATCCCTTTTAACAAATATAAAcgatttctttttttaattttaaataatatcTCACATACACATATATTTTTTTAAGGAgagaattttattaaaatttagaACTAGGGAGAGCGAAACTAACTGATTTTAAGCTACATCTTTTGTAGAGGTGTGTATTGGAAAGTGTATAGAAGATGCACTTTCTAAAGATAGTGAAAATATCAAAGATGCTTTTTCCTAAATTCTAAATCCTAAACTCTAAACAAGAAAATCAAAGataatgaaaattttaataaatacaCACCTGAACCTATGCATTTCTGAGTTTGAAAGATAAGAAATGGTTCAGGTTTTGGATCGAACCAAATcaaagaaaattattttttaaaaaacttatGACCCGTATTAAAAATCAATGATAAAAAATATCTTGAATGGAGAACCAAATTGGGAATATCTGGTTTTCGTTTCAATTATTCAACTTTATCTGACCCGACCGATTTTTACGTACTTCTAAATTCTAATGTTATATTTGGTCATTACCATTTTTGGGTTAAATAAAAAGCCTTCCTGATATGTCATAGTCTTTGACACTTTATATCTGTCCTATGCAAGGCTGCAAGATGTCCCTAACAATCATAAATTGTGGTCCCTAAATATAACACCAAATTTATTTTGTTCCAATTGCATAGTATCATATAGTCAAAACAATAAATACACCTTTTTATAAAACTAAATGCAACAATCATGTATTGTTCCAAAATAAATGCAATTTCCTGACAAAATCACAATATAAATTTACCTTTTTGTTTTTCTTGGAAAAAAAAAAGCTTCTATACGATGTGACACGTAGAAAAAAACTTACTAAATTCGTTACTTAATCAAATATCTGAAATTATAATTGTTTACAGTTGGAGGACTCGTGAACGCAACATGTGGGAATGCAACCGAGTTAATAATAGCAATGTTCGCGCTACATCAAAGGAAAATTCATGTCCTAAAATACTCTCTTTTGGGCTCCATCATCTCAAACCTCCTCCTTGTTCTTGGATCCTCTCTCTTATGTGGCGGCATAGCCAATCTCAATAAAGAACAAAAATTTGACCATGTAAATAATCATCACCCTTAATTATATTTCCCATTATAAAACTCCAAAtctcattttaaaaaataaaaaatattcttttttctttttgtattttttgcGACCAATAGAAGCAGGCAGACGCGAACTCGTTGCTACTTTTGCTCGGATTACTTTGCCAAATCTTGCCATTGCTCTTCAATTTCCATAACTCGAATGTGCCCAAATTACAAGACATTGTGGTTCTTCATTTGTCAAGGGCAAGTAGCATTGTGATGTTGATTGCTTACGTGGCATATCTTATATTTCAATTGAAAACCCACACCCAACTTTTTGAATCACAAGAGGTTTGTTAAGTTGATGTTCTTgttgacttttgaggtcaaatgaaatatatatatatatatttatatttagttttttgaaATTAATTAGGACGAAGGTGCCGATATTAATGAAGATCTTGATAAGGAGACTGCATCCATAGGTTTTTGGAGTGCATTCATATGGTTATGCGCCATGACAATAATCATATCAATCTTGTCCGAGTACATCGTGGGAACAATTGAGGTACGATACTTCAGGTTTTTCAGCAATCACAGTGTGAAAGTTTCAATTCCAATGCGAATTGAGCATTTTGACATTGTGGGCCAGCTCAAGGATTGTAGAAACAGCTGAATCCAACAGTTACTAAATGTATTAATATTTTTTGAATCAGGCTGCATCGGAAACTTGGGGAATTTCCGTAAGCTTTATAAGCATAATTTTGCTACCAATTGTCGGTAATGCAGCAGAGCATGCAGGGTCTATTATATTTGCCTTCAAGAACAAATTGGTAAGATACTAATATATATAGACAAATTAGACTATGTCTAGCTGATATGTAAGATACTAACATTGTCTACAAATTTGTGACAGGACATATCTTTGGGTGTTGCTATGGGTTCCGCAACTCAAATCTCCATGTTTGTGGTGAGATTTTCCCCAAAAATATAAATGAATGGttaaaatgtaaaaaataaaaaataaaaaataaaatcaattttttaatGCATGTAAACGTGTTAAACATTTTATACATGGAATTGGATTAGGTTCCTTTATGTGTGATCATTGCTTGGATAATGGGGATACCAAT
This window encodes:
- the LOC111893170 gene encoding vacuolar cation/proton exchanger 1, with amino-acid sequence MSMSSSVNYDLENGEIVKSSPVAKSLLRTRSQTDVLSSVRFRILRNFLANVRIVILGTKLFLLFPAIPMAFVAHYYSFRRPWVFALSLIGLTPLAERLSFLTEQIAYFTGPTVGGLVNATCGNATELIIAMFALHQRKIHVLKYSLLGSIISNLLLVLGSSLLCGGIANLNKEQKFDHKQADANSLLLLLGLLCQILPLLFNFHNSNVPKLQDIVVLHLSRASSIVMLIAYVAYLIFQLKTHTQLFESQEDEGADINEDLDKETASIGFWSAFIWLCAMTIIISILSEYIVGTIEAASETWGISVSFISIILLPIVGNAAEHAGSIIFAFKNKLDISLGVAMGSATQISMFVVPLCVIIAWIMGIPMSLDFGLLETGCLALSILLTALALQDGSSHYLKGVTLTLAYIVIGACFFVQHVPLDESNNNLAPVGNAVI